The proteins below are encoded in one region of Halocatena salina:
- a CDS encoding DUF2391 family protein, with the protein MRAPRFKAADTAQQLIGGFLLAGPFVVTEEVWLLAHSMSWIQGLLTAVIVGTIGYIALYGAATERDPERESDVGGVPLRFVSLMLVSFGSVLVLALLFDAPSVFLDHIPPEQRVPTTAKALCLGAMFSVVGAATADTVF; encoded by the coding sequence ATGCGTGCACCTCGGTTCAAAGCCGCCGACACGGCCCAACAGCTGATCGGTGGCTTCCTGCTGGCCGGTCCCTTCGTCGTTACTGAAGAGGTGTGGCTGCTCGCTCACTCAATGAGCTGGATTCAGGGACTCCTCACGGCCGTGATCGTCGGGACGATCGGCTATATAGCGCTGTACGGCGCGGCCACCGAGCGTGATCCTGAACGGGAATCGGATGTCGGTGGCGTGCCGCTCCGATTCGTCTCGCTCATGCTCGTCTCCTTCGGCTCGGTGTTGGTGCTCGCGCTGCTGTTCGATGCGCCATCAGTGTTTCTCGACCACATCCCGCCCGAACAGCGCGTTCCCACGACGGCAAAGGCGCTCTGTCTCGGTGCGATGTTCAGCGTCGTCGGTGCGGCGACCGCGGACACGGTGTTTTGA
- a CDS encoding class I SAM-dependent methyltransferase, with product MGVREEFDAWAADGRDKGMEKRHWHTAKHALARMPVELGDVVLDLGCGSGYASRALRETGAVARAYGLDGSPEMVVNARSYTDDPAIGYVGGDFNALPFETDSIDHVWSMEAFYYATDPHRTLAELRRILRPGGTFYCAVNFYEENVHSHQWQEFISVEMTRWSRDQYRAAFRDAGLHVAEQDTIPDREIDIPPEREFPTEEWDTREAMVERYRDYGTLLTVGVVP from the coding sequence ATGGGTGTTCGAGAGGAGTTCGACGCGTGGGCGGCCGATGGCCGGGACAAAGGGATGGAAAAACGCCACTGGCACACGGCAAAACACGCCCTCGCACGGATGCCGGTCGAATTGGGCGACGTAGTGCTCGATCTCGGCTGTGGCAGCGGTTACGCCAGCCGAGCGCTCCGGGAGACCGGCGCGGTAGCGCGCGCGTACGGTCTGGATGGCTCCCCCGAGATGGTGGTCAACGCCCGTTCGTACACCGACGATCCGGCGATCGGCTACGTCGGCGGTGATTTCAATGCCCTCCCTTTTGAGACCGACAGCATCGACCACGTTTGGTCGATGGAAGCGTTCTACTACGCCACCGATCCCCACCGTACCCTTGCGGAGCTCCGGCGCATCCTCCGTCCCGGCGGCACCTTCTACTGTGCGGTGAACTTCTACGAAGAGAACGTCCATTCACACCAGTGGCAGGAGTTTATCAGCGTGGAGATGACGCGGTGGTCCCGCGATCAGTACCGGGCGGCGTTTCGAGACGCTGGGCTTCACGTCGCAGAACAAGACACCATCCCCGACAGGGAGATCGACATCCCGCCCGAACGGGAGTTCCCGACCGAGGAGTGGGACACACGCGAGGCGATGGTCGAACGCTACCGCGACTACGGCACGCTGCTCACCGTCGGTGTGGTACCATAA
- a CDS encoding lipid II:glycine glycyltransferase FemX, with product MGIEIDAFEDDRADEWNRYVEQSPIATPFHRYGVLDLLAKEASAPVHTLVGFKGQEPVGVLPVFEQTRGPFRLVVSPPELEVFTLGPAFLNVEKLKQRKKERRQKRFVESCLDWISTEIDPDYIDIRTVVQYDDSRPFIWRGYDVSPSYTYIMDLSPDKEEILMGFSRDARSTIRDSDAATGESLAIGQGGIAGIKPIIERIRTRHTEQGESYSLTPRFVQQLYDQLPDGMMRVYTVRVADNIVGGMITLEHGTTIYRWQGGAKTDGSLPANDILDWRIMCDAKDRDITRYDLVGANNPRLCRYKSKFNPTPEQYHVITRQTRLMQAAVGVRQLLSNRLPSFPSR from the coding sequence ATGGGTATTGAGATCGACGCGTTCGAGGATGATCGCGCGGACGAATGGAACCGGTACGTCGAGCAATCACCGATAGCGACGCCGTTTCATCGGTACGGTGTTCTCGATCTCCTTGCAAAGGAAGCCAGTGCTCCGGTTCACACTCTCGTTGGCTTTAAAGGCCAAGAGCCGGTCGGCGTCTTGCCGGTGTTTGAGCAGACTAGGGGACCGTTTCGACTGGTGGTTTCCCCGCCAGAACTCGAAGTGTTCACCCTGGGTCCTGCGTTTCTCAACGTCGAGAAGCTCAAACAGAGGAAAAAAGAACGCCGTCAAAAGCGGTTCGTGGAATCGTGTCTTGATTGGATCAGTACCGAGATCGATCCGGATTATATCGACATCCGAACCGTCGTTCAGTACGATGATTCTCGGCCGTTCATCTGGCGAGGGTACGACGTTTCTCCCTCCTACACGTACATCATGGATCTCAGTCCCGACAAAGAAGAAATTCTGATGGGCTTCAGCCGTGATGCGCGGAGCACCATCCGCGACAGTGACGCGGCGACCGGCGAATCTCTCGCGATCGGACAGGGCGGCATAGCAGGCATTAAGCCGATCATCGAACGGATTCGAACCCGGCACACGGAACAGGGCGAGTCGTATTCACTCACGCCTCGGTTCGTTCAACAGCTGTACGACCAGTTGCCCGACGGAATGATGCGGGTGTACACCGTTCGAGTAGCCGATAACATCGTTGGTGGAATGATCACACTCGAACACGGCACCACCATTTATCGGTGGCAGGGTGGGGCGAAAACCGATGGATCCCTCCCAGCCAACGATATCCTCGATTGGCGAATCATGTGTGATGCAAAAGATCGGGACATCACCCGGTACGATCTAGTAGGGGCCAACAATCCACGTCTCTGCCGGTATAAATCGAAGTTCAATCCGACGCCGGAGCAGTATCACGTGATCACTCGTCAGACGCGCTTGATGCAAGCTGCAGTCGGAGTACGCCAACTTCTCTCGAATCGACTTCCCAGTTTCCCATCGCGGTGA
- the hemB gene encoding porphobilinogen synthase has translation MDPLTQRPRRLRRDGIREIVSETTLSPSDLIAPVFVDATTDERAPIPSMPGHERVPVAAAVDRAEEVLDTGVETIILFGIPESKDADGSRAWAEDGVVQRAVRDITRETDATVITDVCMCEYTDHGHCGILEANARESPELTVENDATLDRLARIAVSHAEAGAHMVAPSSMTDGMVGAIREALDETGFESVPIMSYAAKYESAFYGPFRDAADGAPSFGDRRHYQMDPANAREVTREVAPDVEQGADMLMVKPALPYLDIVSAVRENFDQPVAAYNVSGEYAMLHAAAEQGWLDLDAVAYESLLSIKRAGADLILTYFAESIADQLAE, from the coding sequence ATGGACCCACTCACACAACGCCCTCGCCGTCTCCGCAGAGATGGGATTCGAGAGATCGTCAGCGAGACCACCTTGTCTCCGAGTGATCTCATCGCGCCCGTGTTCGTCGATGCGACTACCGACGAACGCGCGCCGATCCCCTCGATGCCCGGTCACGAGCGCGTTCCGGTCGCTGCGGCCGTCGATCGCGCCGAGGAGGTGCTTGACACCGGCGTGGAGACGATCATCCTGTTCGGTATCCCCGAGTCGAAAGACGCCGACGGTTCTCGCGCGTGGGCCGAAGACGGCGTCGTTCAGCGCGCGGTCCGGGACATCACTCGTGAAACTGACGCCACCGTGATCACTGATGTCTGCATGTGTGAGTACACCGACCACGGCCACTGTGGCATCCTCGAAGCGAACGCCCGTGAATCGCCCGAACTGACGGTTGAGAACGACGCGACGCTCGACCGACTCGCACGGATCGCGGTGTCACACGCCGAGGCCGGTGCTCACATGGTCGCCCCGAGCAGCATGACCGACGGCATGGTTGGCGCGATCCGCGAGGCATTGGATGAGACGGGCTTCGAATCGGTACCGATCATGAGCTACGCGGCGAAATACGAGAGCGCCTTCTACGGCCCGTTCCGAGACGCTGCCGACGGCGCGCCGTCCTTTGGCGACCGACGCCACTACCAGATGGATCCCGCCAACGCGCGCGAAGTCACCCGAGAGGTCGCCCCCGACGTCGAACAGGGCGCGGACATGCTGATGGTCAAGCCCGCGCTTCCCTACCTCGACATCGTCAGCGCGGTGCGTGAGAACTTCGACCAGCCCGTGGCAGCCTACAACGTCAGCGGCGAGTACGCCATGCTCCACGCCGCTGCCGAGCAGGGCTGGCTCGATCTCGATGCGGTCGCCTACGAGTCGCTGCTCTCGATCAAACGCGCCGGTGCCGACCTGATCCTCACCTACTTCGCCGAATCGATCGCTGACCAGCTCGCAGAGTAA
- the hemL gene encoding glutamate-1-semialdehyde 2,1-aminomutase has translation MNHERSRTLYDRALSVIPGGVNSSVRAIQPYPFFVQRGDGAHVIDADGNRYVDYVMGYGPLLLGHSLPEPVQAAIQSTASDGPMYGAPTEIEVDLAEFVTRNVPSVEMVRFVNSGTEATVSAIRLARGYTGREKIVVISSGYHGAQPSTLVEGDADDPTPSTPGIPESFTQHTLPVPFNDEERLRAVLSEHGDDVAAVITEPILGNTGIVAPTDDYHQTLRELCDGIGALLIFDEVITGFRVGGLQCAQGKLGVMPDITTFGKIVGGGFPVGAIGGRTEIIEQFTPSGDVFQSGTFSGHPVTMAAGLATLEFVAENDVYDHVNALGGQLRSGIRDILADRAPEYTVVGTDSMFKTVFTRADSPVQAGDCTDGCRQDRSCPRFSECPKSGADVRRGETDRWERLFWPAMKDQGVFLTPNQFESQFVSYAHTEADIEDTLEAYKAFFE, from the coding sequence ATGAACCACGAGCGTTCTCGGACGCTGTACGATCGCGCCCTCTCGGTGATTCCGGGAGGCGTGAACTCCTCGGTGCGTGCGATCCAGCCGTACCCGTTTTTCGTCCAACGCGGCGACGGTGCCCACGTCATCGACGCGGACGGCAACCGATACGTCGACTACGTGATGGGGTACGGGCCGTTGTTGCTCGGTCACTCCTTGCCCGAACCTGTGCAGGCAGCGATCCAGTCGACGGCGAGCGACGGACCGATGTACGGCGCACCGACCGAGATCGAAGTCGATCTGGCGGAGTTCGTCACCCGGAACGTGCCCAGCGTCGAGATGGTTCGGTTCGTCAACAGCGGGACCGAAGCAACCGTATCGGCGATTCGGTTGGCGCGGGGCTACACGGGTCGAGAGAAGATCGTCGTCATTTCGAGCGGCTACCACGGGGCACAGCCCTCAACGCTGGTGGAGGGCGACGCCGACGATCCGACTCCCTCGACGCCGGGAATTCCGGAATCGTTCACCCAGCACACGCTGCCCGTGCCGTTCAACGACGAGGAGCGACTCCGTGCGGTGCTCTCGGAGCACGGCGATGACGTTGCGGCTGTCATCACGGAGCCGATCCTCGGCAACACCGGCATCGTCGCACCCACCGACGACTACCATCAGACGTTGCGGGAACTGTGTGATGGGATCGGGGCGTTGCTCATCTTCGATGAGGTCATCACCGGCTTTCGTGTCGGTGGTCTCCAGTGTGCACAGGGGAAACTCGGCGTGATGCCCGACATCACGACGTTCGGAAAGATCGTCGGTGGGGGCTTTCCGGTCGGTGCGATCGGCGGCCGAACCGAGATCATCGAACAGTTCACGCCCTCTGGCGACGTGTTCCAGTCCGGTACGTTCTCGGGTCACCCCGTCACGATGGCGGCGGGGCTGGCTACCCTCGAATTCGTGGCCGAAAACGACGTGTACGATCACGTTAACGCGCTGGGTGGGCAGCTTCGGAGCGGTATCCGGGACATCCTCGCCGACCGTGCCCCGGAGTACACCGTCGTCGGTACCGACAGTATGTTCAAAACCGTCTTCACGCGGGCCGACTCTCCGGTGCAGGCCGGTGATTGCACGGACGGCTGCCGACAGGACCGGTCGTGTCCCCGTTTCTCTGAGTGTCCGAAAAGCGGTGCCGACGTGCGCCGTGGCGAAACCGACCGATGGGAACGGCTGTTCTGGCCGGCGATGAAAGACCAGGGTGTTTTCCTTACACCGAACCAGTTCGAAAGCCAGTTCGTCAGCTACGCCCACACCGAAGCGGATATCGAAGATACACTCGAAGCGTACAAAGCATTCTTCGAGTGA
- the hemC gene encoding hydroxymethylbilane synthase, with protein sequence MSTRTVRLATRGSSLARRQANAVKSALETRRRSVELVAVETRGDQIQDELIHRLGRTGAFVRSLDEKVMAGELDGAVHSMKDMPTEVPEELVVAGLPERAPPNDVLLTPGNQSLSELPSEAVVGTSSLRRTAQLLATRPDLTVKPLRGNVDTRVEKLLAPALQREHEHRLESESESESDSEDEDEAEDDPQEWFESLSPIEQRALEREVDTEYDAIVLAEAGLQRSGIAHHIDYHQLSPAEFVPAPAQGVIAVTALEEDAETMHNALDHPPTRITSTVERSILSELGGGCVAPIGVYARLRGGNVNTVVRVLSRDGTEEIAETRDLPVEDHPSAAREFAADLRERGAARLIERAKRDTPPSPSREE encoded by the coding sequence ATGAGCACACGCACGGTCCGGCTAGCGACGCGGGGGTCGTCGCTCGCGCGCCGGCAGGCGAACGCGGTGAAATCCGCGCTCGAAACTCGTCGGCGGTCGGTCGAACTCGTTGCGGTTGAGACGAGGGGAGATCAGATTCAAGACGAGCTGATCCATCGGCTGGGACGAACGGGCGCGTTCGTCCGTAGCCTCGATGAAAAGGTGATGGCCGGTGAACTCGACGGTGCCGTCCATTCGATGAAGGACATGCCGACGGAAGTTCCCGAGGAGCTCGTCGTCGCCGGACTGCCAGAGCGTGCACCGCCGAACGACGTGCTTCTCACGCCCGGGAATCAGTCGCTTTCGGAACTTCCTTCCGAGGCGGTCGTCGGCACGTCGAGCCTCCGGCGAACGGCCCAACTGCTGGCTACCCGTCCCGATCTGACAGTGAAACCGCTCAGGGGTAACGTCGATACGCGCGTCGAAAAGCTGCTCGCCCCGGCGCTCCAACGCGAACACGAGCATCGGCTCGAATCGGAATCGGAATCAGAGTCCGACTCCGAGGATGAGGACGAGGCTGAGGACGACCCACAGGAGTGGTTCGAATCGCTGTCACCGATCGAGCAGCGCGCGCTCGAACGCGAGGTAGATACCGAGTACGACGCGATCGTACTCGCGGAAGCCGGGCTTCAACGGTCCGGTATCGCCCACCACATCGACTACCACCAGTTGTCTCCAGCAGAGTTCGTCCCGGCACCTGCTCAGGGAGTGATCGCCGTCACCGCCCTCGAAGAGGACGCCGAGACGATGCACAACGCGCTCGATCACCCCCCCACGCGGATCACGTCGACTGTCGAGCGGTCGATTCTCTCGGAACTCGGTGGGGGCTGTGTCGCTCCGATCGGCGTCTACGCCCGGCTCCGAGGAGGAAACGTCAACACTGTGGTTCGCGTGCTTAGCCGCGACGGTACCGAAGAGATCGCGGAAACGCGGGATCTGCCGGTCGAAGATCACCCGTCGGCAGCACGGGAGTTTGCGGCCGATCTCCGCGAGCGCGGCGCTGCACGACTCATCGAACGAGCCAAACGGGACACTCCGCCGTCTCCATCTCGAGAGGAATGA
- the cobA gene encoding uroporphyrinogen-III C-methyltransferase — protein MTTDLSSVSDPDDSIGRVYLVGSGPGDPDLMTVKARRLVESADVILHDKLPGPEILDQLPSEACEDVGKRAGGERTTQEYTNQRMVELAREGKTVVRLKGGDPFVFGRGGEEAVYLASHSVPFEVVPGVSSAVAGPGVAGVPLTHRDHASSVSFVTGHEDPTKDDSAVDWAALAATGGTIVVLMGVGKLPEYTDALLEAGMAPDTPVALVECATWPTQRIACGTLETAVDARDRDGIEPPAITVIGSVAATRQQVREFLRNDPSNRTSEGDGR, from the coding sequence ATGACCACTGATCTCTCCTCTGTGTCCGATCCGGACGATTCGATCGGCCGAGTGTATCTCGTCGGGAGCGGCCCGGGCGATCCCGACCTCATGACCGTCAAAGCCAGACGCCTCGTCGAGTCGGCTGACGTGATCCTTCACGACAAGCTTCCCGGACCGGAAATACTCGATCAGCTCCCATCAGAGGCGTGTGAGGACGTCGGCAAGCGCGCCGGAGGCGAGCGCACCACTCAAGAGTACACGAACCAGCGGATGGTAGAACTCGCCAGAGAGGGCAAGACGGTCGTGCGACTCAAAGGCGGTGATCCGTTCGTGTTCGGTCGTGGGGGCGAGGAAGCGGTGTATCTCGCATCACACAGCGTTCCGTTTGAGGTCGTGCCCGGCGTCAGCTCTGCCGTCGCTGGACCGGGCGTGGCCGGTGTTCCACTCACCCACCGCGATCACGCCTCGTCAGTCTCGTTCGTAACTGGCCACGAGGATCCGACCAAAGACGACTCTGCGGTCGATTGGGCGGCGCTCGCAGCCACTGGTGGAACGATCGTTGTGTTGATGGGTGTCGGCAAGCTTCCGGAGTACACTGATGCGCTGCTCGAAGCGGGGATGGCTCCGGATACCCCAGTTGCACTCGTCGAATGCGCCACGTGGCCGACCCAACGGATCGCGTGTGGCACGCTCGAAACCGCTGTCGATGCGCGCGATCGGGATGGGATCGAACCCCCGGCGATCACCGTCATCGGTTCGGTCGCTGCCACGCGCCAGCAGGTGCGTGAGTTCTTGCGAAACGATCCGTCCAACCGAACGTCCGAAGGTGATGGGCGATGA
- a CDS encoding uroporphyrinogen-III synthase produces MTVSVGVFRPDDDRLTRAVELLEELGTEPIPDPMLAVESTDAVPRADADYTVLTSKTGVELAAQADWTPSGVVCAIGSSTADSLRAHGYSVDIVPDRFTSSGMVDALSDRVDGARVDVARSDHGSPVLTDGLEDAGAYVHETVLYRLTRPPRSGVSTELAATGEIDAVLFTSSLTVEHFLEAAAERGLQAEAIDGLAGAVVGAIGPPTHQTAEDAGIDVDVVSDRADFETLARTVIERMSERV; encoded by the coding sequence ATGACGGTCTCAGTCGGGGTGTTCCGTCCGGACGACGACCGCCTGACGCGCGCAGTCGAGCTGTTGGAGGAGTTGGGAACCGAGCCGATCCCCGACCCGATGCTCGCTGTCGAGTCGACCGATGCAGTCCCGCGAGCGGACGCCGACTATACGGTGCTCACGAGCAAAACAGGGGTCGAACTCGCTGCTCAAGCCGACTGGACGCCGTCGGGGGTCGTCTGTGCGATCGGATCAAGCACCGCCGACAGCCTCCGTGCTCACGGTTACTCGGTCGACATCGTTCCCGATCGATTCACGTCTTCGGGGATGGTCGATGCGCTTTCGGACCGTGTTGATGGAGCGCGCGTTGACGTGGCCAGAAGCGATCACGGCTCACCGGTGCTCACCGACGGACTCGAAGATGCTGGTGCGTACGTCCATGAAACGGTACTGTATCGACTCACCAGGCCCCCACGATCGGGCGTCTCGACCGAACTGGCTGCGACCGGCGAGATCGACGCTGTGCTGTTCACTTCTTCGCTTACCGTCGAACACTTCCTCGAAGCTGCGGCCGAGCGTGGGCTGCAAGCAGAGGCGATCGATGGACTTGCAGGCGCGGTCGTCGGCGCGATCGGCCCACCGACCCACCAGACCGCCGAGGACGCTGGGATCGATGTGGATGTCGTCTCCGATCGTGCCGACTTCGAAACGTTGGCCAGAACCGTCATCGAGCGGATGAGCGAACGCGTATGA
- a CDS encoding DHHA1 domain-containing protein produces the protein MTTPTPIPELDDCALACATRLRDASEVLLVSHIDADGLTSAAITARALERAGIPFETAFENQLDAEAIATIAATGHDTVLFTDFGSGQLDIIAEYDDAFTPVIADHHQPANAETEYHLNPLLVGIDGASELSGAGASYTLARALETGDTDNRDLASLAVVGAVGDMQATDGELTGANRAIVEEGVEAGVLDEQPDLALYGRQTRPLPKLLEYSNAVYIPGITNDQRGSVELLSGLAIDLKRNGEWRTWVDLSGEERQTVVSALVECALKRGVGPDSIEDLVATTYTLVAEPIGTELRDASEFSTLLNATARYDRADVGLAVCLGNRESALDRARTLLETHRRNISDGLQLMKTEGVTTENHVQWFDAGTQIRETIVGIVAGMALGAENVDRDRPIVAFAEKSETETKVSARGSHALVDRGLDLSVVMQRAGSAVGGDGGGHDVAAGATIPTGQQAAFIDRADRIVGEQLDG, from the coding sequence ATGACGACGCCCACACCCATCCCGGAGCTCGACGACTGCGCGCTCGCGTGTGCAACGCGACTGCGCGACGCTTCGGAGGTGTTGCTCGTTTCCCACATCGACGCCGATGGACTCACCAGCGCGGCGATCACCGCGCGCGCTCTCGAACGGGCGGGAATCCCCTTCGAAACGGCGTTCGAAAACCAACTCGACGCCGAGGCGATCGCCACGATCGCGGCGACCGGGCACGACACGGTGCTGTTCACCGACTTCGGCAGCGGGCAGCTCGATATCATCGCGGAGTATGATGACGCGTTCACGCCGGTAATCGCCGACCACCACCAACCTGCCAACGCCGAGACCGAGTATCACCTGAATCCGCTGTTGGTGGGGATCGATGGGGCGAGCGAACTCTCGGGTGCGGGCGCGAGCTACACCCTTGCGCGGGCGCTCGAAACTGGCGACACCGACAACCGGGATCTCGCTTCGCTCGCGGTCGTCGGCGCAGTGGGAGATATGCAGGCCACCGACGGCGAACTCACGGGGGCGAACCGCGCGATCGTTGAGGAGGGCGTCGAGGCGGGAGTACTGGACGAACAGCCCGATCTCGCGCTGTACGGCCGACAGACCCGACCGCTTCCCAAGCTGCTCGAATACTCGAACGCGGTGTACATCCCGGGTATCACCAACGATCAGCGCGGGAGCGTCGAGTTGCTCTCGGGGTTGGCGATCGATCTGAAACGGAACGGTGAGTGGCGAACGTGGGTCGATCTGTCGGGTGAGGAGCGCCAAACCGTGGTGAGTGCGCTCGTCGAATGTGCCCTCAAGCGAGGCGTAGGGCCGGACTCCATCGAAGATCTCGTCGCCACGACGTACACGTTGGTGGCCGAACCCATCGGTACTGAACTCCGAGACGCCAGCGAGTTTTCGACGCTACTCAACGCGACGGCACGATACGACAGAGCGGACGTTGGACTTGCCGTCTGTCTCGGGAACCGTGAATCAGCGCTCGACCGGGCACGCACGCTGTTGGAGACCCACCGCCGGAACATCTCTGATGGGTTGCAGTTGATGAAAACTGAGGGTGTCACCACAGAGAACCACGTCCAGTGGTTCGACGCCGGGACGCAGATCCGTGAGACCATCGTGGGAATCGTCGCAGGAATGGCGCTTGGCGCCGAGAACGTCGACCGTGACCGGCCGATCGTTGCCTTTGCTGAGAAAAGCGAGACGGAAACGAAGGTGTCCGCTCGCGGGAGCCACGCACTCGTCGACCGAGGACTTGATCTCTCGGTCGTTATGCAACGCGCTGGCAGCGCCGTCGGCGGTGACGGCGGTGGCCACGACGTCGCAGCTGGAGCGACGATTCCCACTGGACAACAAGCGGCGTTCATCGATCGCGCCGATCGGATCGTCGGCGAGCAACTCGACGGTTAG
- a CDS encoding alkaline phosphatase D family protein, with translation MSSQDDNDERRIGRRTFLQGTTLMAAVSGVASVFGDNGVALPVDTVQPTDRSVFTADTERTDAVFPQSIASGGPTPEGVLLWTRIAPGEYQGGPVAVEVGRDDSFSDPVHRGIVEPEAITADHDHTVTVDLDGKLSPDSEYTYRFIHDGTASRTGRCRTLPDPNTATDSVRFAVLTCQDYQNGYYGAYSHVAEEDVDFLIHLGDFIYESADGQYSSPVSNTYPDRELELPSGHDLAHTRADYRYLYNTYRSDPHLQRALERHTLIAGWDDHEVADNRYWDYDTDSPRLPAHPKGDDPDAATRITAAAITAWVEQIPARIDYEPADEGTPDLHERFRLQRQFRFGDLVTLVLTDERLFRDPPPAFANGDASGRTMLGDDQRQWFLNTIDDDEAQWTVWGNEVLTMPLEMGTGAVGSYLNRDAWDGYRDEYRTIMRRLAQNGTSNFITLTGDLHTAMAGYQRTGYDLFGDNERVGVELMTPAVTSVNLSEIVPGIDEFDQFDITERAVTTLNPHIEFFDSSIWGYSIVEFTEEACTYTVYSVDKSTKESATKRRHKTLRVPDGTTEIEPVEH, from the coding sequence ATGAGTAGTCAAGATGATAATGACGAACGTCGTATCGGACGTCGGACGTTTCTGCAAGGAACGACGTTGATGGCCGCCGTTAGCGGGGTCGCGTCGGTGTTCGGTGATAACGGGGTTGCGCTTCCGGTCGACACCGTACAGCCCACGGATCGGTCGGTGTTCACGGCCGACACCGAGCGCACGGACGCTGTGTTTCCCCAGTCAATAGCGAGTGGGGGACCGACGCCGGAGGGGGTCCTTCTATGGACGCGGATCGCGCCCGGCGAGTACCAAGGAGGGCCGGTCGCCGTCGAGGTCGGACGGGACGACTCCTTCTCCGACCCGGTCCACCGGGGGATCGTGGAGCCAGAGGCAATTACGGCCGACCACGACCACACGGTGACGGTCGATCTCGACGGAAAGCTGTCGCCCGACAGCGAATACACCTACCGATTCATCCACGACGGAACGGCCAGCCGAACCGGACGCTGTCGGACGCTGCCCGATCCGAACACAGCGACCGATAGCGTCCGGTTCGCGGTGTTGACGTGTCAAGATTACCAGAACGGATATTACGGAGCGTACAGCCACGTTGCCGAGGAGGACGTGGATTTCCTGATTCACCTCGGGGATTTCATCTACGAATCGGCTGACGGCCAGTACAGTTCCCCTGTGAGCAACACGTACCCAGACCGCGAGCTTGAACTGCCGAGTGGTCATGATCTCGCTCACACGCGCGCGGACTACCGGTATCTGTACAACACGTACCGATCCGATCCACACCTCCAGCGCGCGCTCGAACGTCATACGCTGATCGCCGGTTGGGACGACCACGAAGTGGCGGACAACCGGTACTGGGATTACGACACCGATAGCCCGCGACTCCCTGCACATCCCAAGGGGGACGATCCCGACGCAGCGACGCGGATCACTGCCGCAGCCATCACGGCATGGGTCGAGCAAATACCCGCCCGAATCGACTACGAACCGGCCGACGAAGGGACTCCCGATCTCCACGAGCGATTCCGGTTGCAGCGACAGTTCAGATTCGGTGATCTCGTGACGCTCGTCCTCACCGACGAGCGACTGTTTCGTGATCCACCACCAGCGTTCGCCAACGGAGACGCCTCGGGACGAACGATGCTCGGAGACGACCAGCGACAGTGGTTTTTGAACACGATCGACGACGACGAGGCGCAGTGGACCGTGTGGGGAAACGAGGTGCTGACGATGCCGCTCGAAATGGGAACGGGAGCGGTCGGTTCCTACCTCAACCGGGATGCGTGGGATGGGTACCGCGACGAATACCGGACGATCATGCGCCGGCTCGCCCAGAACGGAACGTCGAATTTCATCACCTTAACCGGCGATCTCCACACCGCGATGGCCGGATACCAACGAACGGGATACGACCTCTTCGGCGACAACGAACGGGTCGGCGTCGAGCTCATGACGCCTGCCGTCACGAGCGTAAATCTCTCGGAGATCGTACCGGGGATCGACGAGTTTGATCAGTTCGATATCACCGAGCGGGCGGTGACCACCTTGAATCCCCACATCGAGTTTTTCGACAGCAGCATCTGGGGGTATTCGATCGTGGAGTTCACCGAAGAGGCGTGTACGTACACGGTGTACAGCGTCGATAAGAGCACGAAGGAATCGGCTACCAAACGACGGCACAAAACACTCCGCGTTCCGGACGGGACGACCGAGATCGAGCCGGTCGAGCACTAA